CGTTGGCCGCGCTGAACCCTATGCCCGCGGCCGCCCGGATGAACTCCGTGGTCGAGAACGGTATGGGCGGGTATTCGACACGGGGCTCTTTCTTATAGTCCACGACCTTTCCAGTCTTTCCAAGCCTCGCGCGGATGTCCTCGGCCTTCGCCTTTTCCGTGAAGCGGTTGCCGATGTGCCCGGCGACGAACTCTTCGCCGTTCGTAAAGGTGGCGTAGAGTTCCCAGTAGGGCGTCGGGATGAATGCCTTGATATCCCTCTCCCGGTCCACGACGAGCGCCAGGAGGGGGGTCTGCACCCGGCCCACGGACAGAAAGCTGTTGCCCAGCCGGCCACAGGTCAGTGAAATGTATCGCGTAAGGGCGGCGCCCCAGACGAGGTCGATCTTCTGGCGGGCCTCGCCGGCGGCGGCAAGGCTAAAGTCGATCGGCACGGTGTTAGCGAACGCGTGCTCGATCTCCGGCCGGGTGATGGCGCTGTACCTCGCCCGGTCGAACTTCGCGGCCGGCGCCGCGTCCCTGATGATGTTATACGCTTCGACACCGATAAGCTCGCCCTCCCGGTCAAAGTCGGTCGCTATGGTGACGTAGGACGCGTCCTTCGCCAGCTTTTTCAGCGCCGTGGCGATCTTTTTCTGCGTGTAGCGCGTCTCCGTATTGGCCCATATCAGGTCTTTCGGGGCCGTGTTCTGCCAGTTATTGTATTCGGCGGGGAAGTCGATGTTGACGATGTGCCCGGACAGGCCTACGACGGCCGTATCGTCGCCTTCGTATACGCTGACTCCGTCGATCTTCCTCTCCTTCGCGCTGCCTAACAGTAATTGCGCGATCTTCCGGGCGGTAATGTTCTTCTCCGTCACGATCAGGTGCATTCGAGTAACTCCCTTAACAACAGGTTCACTTCAGACGGGTCGGCGCGTCCGTTCGTCTTCTTCATGACCATGCCGACCAGATAGTTGAACGCCTGGGCCTTCCCGGCCCGATAATCGCCGATGGCCTCCCTGTTCTCCTTCAGTACCTCGGTCACGGCGGCCTTCGTTACATCCGTCTCGACCTTAGCAAGGTTTCTCGCAAGTATAATATCTTTCGGGTGCCCGCCCTCGTCCAGCAGGGCACGCATTAGCTCGACGGCGCCCTTATCCGTAATGACGCCCTTTTTAAGCTGCTCCATGATGTAGACCATCATCTCGGGATCGAAGGCGTCCTTGATGTCCATGTCCCGGTAGTTCAGCTCGCCCTTCAGGTAATCGGCCACCCAGGTCGCGGCCAGGCGGGGCTCGCACTTCCCTGCGACGCACTCATAATAATTGGCGACCCGTATTTCGGACGTAATGACCTTCGCGTGGTCATCCGATATGCCGTACTCTTTCTTAAAGCGTTCCCGCCGGGCGTCCGGGAGCTCGGGCAGCTTTTCCCTGAGACGCGGCTCCCAGCCCTTCACGGACAGCGGGACGAGGTCGGGCTCCGGGTAATAGCGGTATTCCTCGGCCTGCTCTTTGGTACGCAGCGTGATCGTGCAGTTGCGCTCGTCGTCGTAGTGCCGGGTCTCCTGGGTCACTTTGACGCCGCGCCTCTTCATGTTCTGCTGCCGCGATATCTCGAACAGCAGGGCGCGCTCCACGCCTTTGTAGGATGAGATGTTCTTGATCTCGACGCGCGCGCCGCCCTTGAGCGACACGTTCGCGTCAACCCTCAACGCCCCTTCCAGCGAGCCGTCGAAGACGTCGAGATACTCTAAGATGTTGCGCAGCTTATTGATAAAACGCCGCGCCTCTTTCGGCGAGCGCAGGTCGGGCTCCGTGACCACTTCGAGCAGCGGCATGCCGCTCCGGTTATAGTCCACGAGCACGAACTTGCTCGTCTCGATCGAGCCCTGGTGGACGAGACGTCCGGGGTCCTCTTCCATGTGGACGCGCCGTATTCTGACAACGCGGTCCCCGCCGTCCGATTCGACCGTGAGGACGCCGTTCGAGGCGATCGGCCAGTCGTACTGGGTGATCTGGAATCCCCTGGGCAGGTCGGGATAATAGTAATTCTTACGATAGAACTGCGTGTGCTCCGCGATCTCGCAGTTCAGCGCCAGGCCCACCATGATGGAGTACTCCACGGCTTTTTTATTTATTACCGGCAGCGCCCCGGGCAGCCCCAGGCAAACCGGGCACGTCATCGTGTTCGGCTCCAGTCCCTGCTGCCTCGTGGAGCAGCCGCAGAATAGCTTACTGTTCAGCTTATTTAGCTGGCAGTGGACCTCCAGGCCTATGATGACTTCGCCGTCCATTTAGAACCCCTCCGGCAGCTTCTGGAAATCCGTGTTCAGCTCGAAAGTGTGGGCGGTCCTTATGATCATCGGCTCGTCGAAGAAGCCGCCGATGAACTGGACGCCGATGGGCAGTTTTCCGGCGAAGCCGCACGGCACCGATATCGACGGCACGCCCGCTAAGTTCACGGGCACGGTGTCCACGTCGGCCATGTACATGGAGAGAGGGTCGTCCTGGTGCTCGCCTATCCGGAACGCCGGGTACGGCATCGTGGGCGCCGCGAGGACGTCCACGCCTTTAAAGGCCTTCTCGAAGTCCTTTTTAATGAGCGTCCTGACCTTCAGGGCTTTTAAATAGTATTTTCCATAGTAGCCTTCCGACAGGGCGTACGTGCCCAGCATGATGCGGCGCTTGACCTCTTCGCCGAACCCTTCCGCCCTTATCCGCGAAAAGGTGGCGTGCCAGTTCTCGTCCTTCCCGGTGCGCAGCCCGTAGCGCAGGCCGTCGAACCTGGCCAGGTTCGAGGACGCCTCGCACATCGCGATAATGTAGTAAGCGGACAGGGCATACTTCGTGTGGGGCAGCGAGACTTCTTTGTAGTCGGCTCCCAGCCTGTTGAGGGTCATGATAGCGTCCCACACGGCCTTTTCGACTTTCATATCCGTGCCTTCGCCGAAGTACTCCTTCGGGACGCCGATGGTCAGGCCTTTTACGTCGTCGACGAGATGATCGGTATAGCGGGCGTCGTGCGGGACGGACGTCGAGTCCTTCGGGTCATGGCCGGCGATGACGTCTAAAAGTAGTGCGGCATCGCTCACGTTCCTGGCCATCGGCCCCACCTGCTCGAGGGAGTTGGCGTAAGCGATGACGCCGTAACGGGATACCAGGCCGTACGTAGGCTTGATGCCTACGACGCCGCAGAAGGACGCGGGGCATCGCACCGACCCGCCCGTATCCGTCCCGAGGGCCATACGGCACTCGAGCCCGGCCACGGCGGCGCCGCTGCCGCCCGACGAGCCGCCGGGCACCCGTGTCATGTCCCAGGGGTTCTTCGTCGGCCCATAATGGCTCGACTCGGTCGAGGTCCCCATGGCGAACTCGTCCATATTAGTCTTGCCCGTGATGACGGCGCCCTCGTTCCTCAGGCGGGCCACCACTTCCGCGTCAAAAGGCGGCACGTACCCGGACAGGATCTTCGAGCCGCACGTCGTAAGCAGGCCTTTCGTGGTGATGCAGTCCTTCACGGCGACCGTCATGCCGGCCAGCCGCCCGGCGATCTTTCCATCGTCCACGCCCTTCGCCGTTCCGAGCGCGTTCTCCTTATCGAGCGTGATGTAGGCGTTCAGCCTGCTATGCTTAATGCGGTCGAAGGTCTTGTGGACGGACTCTTCGTAGAGGGCCATGCTCACACGATCCTCGGGCCCTTAAAGTAGCCCTTCTCATGCCTGGGAGCGTTCTTTAGCGCCTCTTCCTGAGGCAGTGACTCGGATACCTCGTCCTCCCTGAAAACGTTATTGAGGCCAATGACGTGGTACGTCGGCTCTACGCCCTCGGTATTGAGGCCGTCGAGCTCTTTGAAATATTCCAGAATGGAGTTGAACTGTTGGGCGAAGCGCTCCTGCTGCGCCTGATCTAGCTCGACGCAGGCGAGGCTCGCGATGTGTTGGACGTCTTTCACGCTTATGGCCATAGTAGTTCTCCGTATAGTGACTGTAGATGATCATGAATGCCCTTAAAGTTTCTTTTCGACGCCAGCCTCTCAAGTGTTTTTTGAGTGCCTGTGCCATATTGTATGGCCTTCTTGGGCGCATACGCGACTTCCCGGGGGAGATACTTCTCGGACATTTTTCTAAGAACATATTTGCGTATATAATCCTTGCCGTCGGAATGCACTTTAAGTGACGGGACCATGCGCTGTGCCGCCCCTATGACGCCCAGGCCAAGGTAGGGGACTCTCAGCTCGACGCCGTGGGCCATGGTGGCCGCATCGTCCCTTTCCAGGTTCACTTCCGCGATGTGCTCCAGATCACGGGAGAGCACTTCCGCCAGCCTTCCCTCTCTTGCCGCGGCCTCGTGGCGGGCGTAGCCGCCGAAAAGCTCGTCGGCGCCCTGCCCTGACAATAATACCCTATAGCCATCCCTGCGGGCCCTCTCCGCAAGAATAAATAACGGTAAAGCGATGGATATCTTCACGGGATCGGCGCTCTCCACCGCATAGACGACCCGGGGCAGCGCCTCTTCCACGTCATGCTCGTCGTACTCGTAGACGACATGCCTCTTCCCGGCACCCATGAAGCTTGCGGACTTCTTCGCGGCCCGGATATCATATGAATCTTTGAGGCCCACGGTGCACATGGGAAGCCCGGAAATGGCGCCTATCAGTGCGCAATCGACGCCACCCGAGAACGCCACCGCCGCATCTTTATGCCGCCGGCGCCTTATCGACTCCGTCAGTGCATCCTCGAGGACTTTTACGGCCTCCGATTCATCTTCTATGACCGGATCACAGGGTGGCAGTCCGACTGCCTGGCGCTCCTCGCCATTATGATATACGTGTCCAGGCGCTAAGGCCCGGATGTCTTTAATGCCGATGCGCATGAGCGCTTTTCTCTCCGAGGCGAAGCCAAATCCCTGCCCATTTTTCCCGTAGTAGAGGGGCTTGATACCCACCGGGTCCCTCGCCAGCGCCAGGCTCGAGCCGTCAAAATACGCAAAGGCGTACTCGCCATCGATGGCCGCGGCCGACTTCAGGAAACCCGAGATCCCCTGTCTGAGAATGCTGGCGAGTGCCACTGTGTCGGAATCGCCCGGCTCAAAGTCGCCGAAGTTGTAGATCTCGCCGTTAAACGTGACCGCGCTGTCGTCAAAAGCTAATGGCTGCGCCGCGTCTCCCGTGACCTTCAGGTGGGCGTGGCCCATGCATATGGCGCCATGGTCCCAGATACATTCTCCATCAGGACCCCGGTGCTTAATGAGATCCATGATCTCGCATGTTCTTTGCAATGCATCATCGCCGATAAAGCCGCCAATGCCGCACATTGTCGTATGCAATTATCTGCCTCTTTTAAAAAGCTTTCTTATGGGCGGCGAGAAAGTAATATTTCATAATTATGAATAAAAGTTCGTTACTTTTTCCTGGACACGACGTAGTCGCAGAGCGCTTCGAGGCGGTCACGGGGCAGTCCGGAAGGGATCGCATCGAGAGCACGTTTAGCGTCCCCGGCTTCTTTTTTCGAGATATCGCCCGCCTTTTCAATGAACGGACCGAGCTCGGCGAGCAGCTCATCACGGCCCAGCCCCAGCATTTTTTCCCTCGGCAGGCCGTCGTTCGTGGCGAGTATCATGACCAGAGTGGGCCGGTTCATCCTCAGATCTAGAAAAGCTGGCTTCCCCATCTGCCCGGTATTCGAGATGAAGTCCAGAATATCGTCCCGTGCCTGGAACGCCAGGCCTAGATGCCTGCCGTAATCCCGCAGGGCTTCAACGTGCTTCACGTCCGCGTTGCCGACGAGCGCGCCGGACTCCGCGGACGCGCTGAAGAGCGACGCAGTCTTCTTCTCCGCGATCCGGTAGTAGTCGTCGACCGTGAACTGCTTCTTTTCCAGCTCGAGGGCTTCCCCTTCGGCCAGCCTCAGCATCGAGTTCGCAACGCAGTCGATCATCTGCTTCGTGAGCCCCAGGTCGCTGCGGGTTATCTCGCGTATAGCGAGAGAGAGCATCACGTCGCAGGCGATGAGCGCCATTTCGTTCCCCCAGCGGTTGTTGATGGTCGCTTTTCCCCGCCGTATATCCGACATATCGATGATATCGTCCAGCACGAGCGACGTGTTATGGAGCAGCTCCACCGCCATCGCAGGCGCCATCGCCCGCTCCAGTTCCCCGCCCACGGCCTCGCAGCACAGCGTGAGGACCGTCGAGCGGATGCGCTTTCCCTTCTGCGACAGCGAGTACCTGACCACTTCGGACAGCGATGCCGGCTCGATCACATAGGCAAGTACGCTCAGCCGATTGTTGATCATGGACGCCCGCTTCTCCAGCACGGCTTCAATGTCCTTGAGGGAGCTCTCCATATTATCAATCCAGTAGATTCCGCAACATGATATAATTGTTTGCTTTTGTCCGCCTGGCGAACTATCGCTTAAGGATAAATCGTAATTACTTATTATCGTCCTTTTTTGCCACCATTATAATATCGTACGTCCTATCCCTACCCGGGGGCGACATCCTGAAGTCCTCGTAGCACCTTATCTCCCCGAATCCTGTCTCATTTATCAGTTCCCGTAGCCTACCAGCTTTGATGGGGTAGTATTCAACGGTGTCGACTGCGAACTTCGGCAGGCCTCCCCGCTCGATGACCGAGAGGATGTTGAAGACGACCCTTCCCTCATAGTATTCGATGGCGAAGATGAATATATCACTGCCCGTATCGTCCCGGCGGTGCCTGGATGGTATGAACAGCTCGCGGTCCTCGTAGAGGCGGTCGAAGTTCTCGATATGAACGATGCATATCCCGCCCGGGTTGAGCGCATCGTGCATGCTTTTCAGCGCCTTCAGGATGTTGTCGTCACCGAACTCGTGCGGCAGCGAGTTTCCCATCGAGAGCACGCAGTCATACTTTTTTTTCGTGTTAATTGCTTTCACGTCGCCTAGAGCGATCATCGGCTCGAGACCCCTGGCCTTCAGGTTCTCCCTCGCCTTATTCACCATATCGGGCGAAATATCGATGCCCTCCACGTCATACCCCATCTCGGACAGCATCGCCAGATGGAACCCCGTGCCGCAAAAGCAGTCCAGCACAGAATTGACATTGTAGGTATCCAGCATATATTTAAAAAATCGCCTTTCTCTTAGTATGCGCTGCTCCCATGGCATGAACAGGTCATATTTCCCAGCAAAACCCGAGTAGAACTTGCGTAAGCTTTCGGCTTGGTCCATACAATAATAAAAAGATCATTTTCATTCAAATAGAAAACGAGCGATAAAAGCAATTATTGAATAAGTCTTATGTGTTTTTTAACAACGTGGTCGTCGAGGCATTTTGGGCGGCAATGGCATGTATGTGCCCCATATCAAAGCGCCGAGGAGGAGACTTGAACTCCTAAGGCCTTTCGACCGCTGGTTTTCGAGACCAGTCCCTTACCGTTAGAGTACCTCGGCATTCTCGGAAAACGCCCGGTATCGACTTTACGGGATACCTGACGCGCTCCCCAATTTATATGCCGGGAGTATTTATATCTTGTGTCGTCCCATATAATCATAGTGATACCCGATGCCTAACAAGTTCAGAAAGCGGAACATCGAAAGGAAAGGCACAAAGAAAGAAGAGGAAAAGGACCGGAAGCTCCTGGATAAGAACGTCGAGGGGCTGACAGACCTGGAAAAATTAAACAAGGAATACGAAAAAGAGACTGCGCCCTTTGAAGAGGGCGAGGCCGAGTCCCGCATTATCGGGCCCAAAGAGGGCGTTTGAGGCGTGAAGTTCACCGTAAAGCTTTTTGAAGGCGAGGTAAGCAGCCGGGACGTAGAGCTTCCCGACGGCGCGACTTACTTCGACCTTCTCTCCTTTTTAAGGGTCAACCCCGAGACGGTGGTCGTCTTCAGGGACGGCGTGCCAGTCGCGTTCGACGAGCAGGTCAGGCCGGCCCGCATAGAGGTCATGCGAGTCGTTTCTGGCGGGTGATATCTGACTTTTAAGCCCGTGAAGACTTTCTTAAATAATTTCTATGAATTATCGTTCTGTTTTGTTATCGAGCCTATCCCAATCTTCAAGAGGCTTAGGTCCATCTTCGCGTCCTTCGCGCACCAACCGTCTTTGCGGACTTAACCGGCTTCGCGGACCTGGATACTTCGTAGGCTTGTATTTCTCGGCGGGCTTATGGCAGAAAAGTTCCTTATATATTCTTAATTCAACAGGGCAAGCAAGTTTTAATACCTGCGGCGGGCTATACGCTAGCGGAGGAGCGCCATGTACGACGTCCATCGGATCAGGGAAGATTTTCCAGTGCTGAAGAAGGTCATCTATCTCGACAGCGCGGCCACGAGCCAGAAGCCCGTGCAGGTCGTGCGGGCCATGGACGAGTATTTCCTCGAGTACTGCGGCCCATATGGCCGGGGCGCCCACAGGCTATCTCGAGAGACCACGGAGAAGTACGAGGATGCCAGGGAAGCCGTCGCCGGGTTCATGGGAGTCCTTCCTCGCAACACCATCTTCACCAGGAACACGACGGAGAGCGTCAACATGGTCGCATACGGCCTGCCGTGGAAAAAAGGCGACCACGTCATCACGTCGGTCTCCGAGCATCATAGTAATCTATTACCATGGCAGAGGCTGAGCGATAAGGGCGTTACTATGACGGTCGTCGATACTGACGATAAGGGCGTCATCTCCGCGGACTCCGTAGAGGCCGCCATAACCGAAAATACGAAACTCATCGCCATCGGCCACATCTCTAACTTTTTTAGCGCCGTCCAGGACGTGCCGGCCATCATGAGGATCGCAAAAAAGCACGGCGTTAAGCTCCTGCTCGATGCGGCCCAGTCGCTGGGCGAGATGCAGTATGGCTTCAAGGCCTCCGACATAGATTTCATCTGTGCTCCGGGCCACAAGGGCCTGCTCGGCCCCCAGGGCACGGGCATCCTGTACTTGAAGCGCCCCGAGGAGCTGACGCCGGTTTTCGTGGGAGGCGGCACCGTCAATACCGTCACACTGAGCGGCTTCAGCTTCGACGACATCCCCTCGCGCTTCGAGTATGGCACGCCCAATATCCCGGGAGTCATCGGCCTGGGGCGGGCCGTAAAGTACGTGGAGGAGCTGGGCGTCGGGAACATCGAGTCACACCTGTCCGGGCTGGCGCAATACTGTGCGAGGCGGCTGGCGGAGGTCCCGGGCGTCGATGTCTACGGCCCTGAACACCGGGGCTCGCTGGTCTCCTTTAACGTGAAGAACATGAACTCCCACGACGTGGCCATGATACT
The DNA window shown above is from Methanocella sp. and carries:
- a CDS encoding MoaD/ThiS family protein, with the protein product MKFTVKLFEGEVSSRDVELPDGATYFDLLSFLRVNPETVVVFRDGVPVAFDEQVRPARIEVMRVVSGG
- a CDS encoding cysteine desulfurase, coding for MYDVHRIREDFPVLKKVIYLDSAATSQKPVQVVRAMDEYFLEYCGPYGRGAHRLSRETTEKYEDAREAVAGFMGVLPRNTIFTRNTTESVNMVAYGLPWKKGDHVITSVSEHHSNLLPWQRLSDKGVTMTVVDTDDKGVISADSVEAAITENTKLIAIGHISNFFSAVQDVPAIMRIAKKHGVKLLLDAAQSLGEMQYGFKASDIDFICAPGHKGLLGPQGTGILYLKRPEELTPVFVGGGTVNTVTLSGFSFDDIPSRFEYGTPNIPGVIGLGRAVKYVEELGVGNIESHLSGLAQYCARRLAEVPGVDVYGPEHRGSLVSFNVKNMNSHDVAMILDETKKICVRSGALCAQTALARLCITGAARASFGCYSTKEEVDTLADAVEMIARTLT
- the gatA gene encoding Asp-tRNA(Asn)/Glu-tRNA(Gln) amidotransferase subunit GatA, with translation MALYEESVHKTFDRIKHSRLNAYITLDKENALGTAKGVDDGKIAGRLAGMTVAVKDCITTKGLLTTCGSKILSGYVPPFDAEVVARLRNEGAVITGKTNMDEFAMGTSTESSHYGPTKNPWDMTRVPGGSSGGSGAAVAGLECRMALGTDTGGSVRCPASFCGVVGIKPTYGLVSRYGVIAYANSLEQVGPMARNVSDAALLLDVIAGHDPKDSTSVPHDARYTDHLVDDVKGLTIGVPKEYFGEGTDMKVEKAVWDAIMTLNRLGADYKEVSLPHTKYALSAYYIIAMCEASSNLARFDGLRYGLRTGKDENWHATFSRIRAEGFGEEVKRRIMLGTYALSEGYYGKYYLKALKVRTLIKKDFEKAFKGVDVLAAPTMPYPAFRIGEHQDDPLSMYMADVDTVPVNLAGVPSISVPCGFAGKLPIGVQFIGGFFDEPMIIRTAHTFELNTDFQKLPEGF
- the gatB gene encoding Asp-tRNA(Asn)/Glu-tRNA(Gln) amidotransferase subunit GatB, which produces MDGEVIIGLEVHCQLNKLNSKLFCGCSTRQQGLEPNTMTCPVCLGLPGALPVINKKAVEYSIMVGLALNCEIAEHTQFYRKNYYYPDLPRGFQITQYDWPIASNGVLTVESDGGDRVVRIRRVHMEEDPGRLVHQGSIETSKFVLVDYNRSGMPLLEVVTEPDLRSPKEARRFINKLRNILEYLDVFDGSLEGALRVDANVSLKGGARVEIKNISSYKGVERALLFEISRQQNMKRRGVKVTQETRHYDDERNCTITLRTKEQAEEYRYYPEPDLVPLSVKGWEPRLREKLPELPDARRERFKKEYGISDDHAKVITSEIRVANYYECVAGKCEPRLAATWVADYLKGELNYRDMDIKDAFDPEMMVYIMEQLKKGVITDKGAVELMRALLDEGGHPKDIILARNLAKVETDVTKAAVTEVLKENREAIGDYRAGKAQAFNYLVGMVMKKTNGRADPSEVNLLLRELLECT
- the gatC gene encoding Asp-tRNA(Asn)/Glu-tRNA(Gln) amidotransferase subunit GatC, giving the protein MAISVKDVQHIASLACVELDQAQQERFAQQFNSILEYFKELDGLNTEGVEPTYHVIGLNNVFREDEVSESLPQEEALKNAPRHEKGYFKGPRIV
- a CDS encoding polyprenyl synthetase family protein gives rise to the protein MESSLKDIEAVLEKRASMINNRLSVLAYVIEPASLSEVVRYSLSQKGKRIRSTVLTLCCEAVGGELERAMAPAMAVELLHNTSLVLDDIIDMSDIRRGKATINNRWGNEMALIACDVMLSLAIREITRSDLGLTKQMIDCVANSMLRLAEGEALELEKKQFTVDDYYRIAEKKTASLFSASAESGALVGNADVKHVEALRDYGRHLGLAFQARDDILDFISNTGQMGKPAFLDLRMNRPTLVMILATNDGLPREKMLGLGRDELLAELGPFIEKAGDISKKEAGDAKRALDAIPSGLPRDRLEALCDYVVSRKK
- a CDS encoding asparagine synthetase B, whose product is MCGIGGFIGDDALQRTCEIMDLIKHRGPDGECIWDHGAICMGHAHLKVTGDAAQPLAFDDSAVTFNGEIYNFGDFEPGDSDTVALASILRQGISGFLKSAAAIDGEYAFAYFDGSSLALARDPVGIKPLYYGKNGQGFGFASERKALMRIGIKDIRALAPGHVYHNGEERQAVGLPPCDPVIEDESEAVKVLEDALTESIRRRRHKDAAVAFSGGVDCALIGAISGLPMCTVGLKDSYDIRAAKKSASFMGAGKRHVVYEYDEHDVEEALPRVVYAVESADPVKISIALPLFILAERARRDGYRVLLSGQGADELFGGYARHEAAAREGRLAEVLSRDLEHIAEVNLERDDAATMAHGVELRVPYLGLGVIGAAQRMVPSLKVHSDGKDYIRKYVLRKMSEKYLPREVAYAPKKAIQYGTGTQKTLERLASKRNFKGIHDHLQSLYGELLWP
- a CDS encoding class I SAM-dependent methyltransferase, translated to MDQAESLRKFYSGFAGKYDLFMPWEQRILRERRFFKYMLDTYNVNSVLDCFCGTGFHLAMLSEMGYDVEGIDISPDMVNKARENLKARGLEPMIALGDVKAINTKKKYDCVLSMGNSLPHEFGDDNILKALKSMHDALNPGGICIVHIENFDRLYEDRELFIPSRHRRDDTGSDIFIFAIEYYEGRVVFNILSVIERGGLPKFAVDTVEYYPIKAGRLRELINETGFGEIRCYEDFRMSPPGRDRTYDIIMVAKKDDNK